A window of Xenopus laevis strain J_2021 chromosome 1L, Xenopus_laevis_v10.1, whole genome shotgun sequence genomic DNA:
attatttagtgggctggtgggggctgtttaggcctctgcgtgggctgattgggcctttgtgtacctgaaatgtcagggcctattttaattctcagtccagacctggtactCACTGATGCACAGGCAAAAGCCAAAGTGGGTGGAAGGCATCAAGTTTTATAGAAAGGGCTGCAACATAATTTAAAGGGCTGTGTTTCTTTCTCTGTTCCCCTTCGGTAGAATAGATAAAAGATCCACCACAGGTGAGTGCAAGCTTCAAACACCTGTGTGTAAGAACCCTTTGTGTTGGGTAAAAACCTCTCGAATCAGCTGCTGCAACAGAAGAAATGCAGATGGAAATCTGGATACCAATAAACATATTGTCTGTTAGTAAACACACAAGTGCCTAAACGACAACCTTAAAAATCAAGTTCACACAATTACACAGTTCACTCTGCTCTTTGCAAATAGCCTCTGCTGACAGTAATGTTCAGCAATTTATCAACCATTAATCCATAAACCCTTAAAAGGACATACCATTAAGAGTTCATTCAGTTTATGGCATGGTACAAATTCAGAGCACAACCCTGTCCCTATACTGAATGTTCTTTAGATAAGAAGTGAGGATCTATATATCTTGCAGGATGAATCTTGGGTAATGTTATTGcccataatttaaaaacaatttacaaaaatgtaactttttaagaATCATTTCACAAAGacctgaataaaataatttttattacatgGCACTTAAAGTGCTTTGCACAAGATCACAAGGACTTCTGTGGtcactgacttaaggtggccatacacgggcagattaaaggtGCCGATAccagtcctttagaccgattaggcaccttatctgcccatgtgtaggGGCTTCTGGTGGGTCTCCTAGATTGATATTGGGCCAAAAATCGGCTTGTtattgatcggacaggtttgatttttcctgcaatcCTGGACCGGAtaggctagttgatgtggtcctacaaACCATAGGCGCCCATTTTCTTCAttataatctgatcgtttggccctagggttgAACGATCGGATTAAAATTaagatatcgccctgcctttggtggacataatgggttaagatccgctcatttggcaaccttaaCAAATGAGtagatcttatcgtgtatggccacctaaaaaTCCTGATACATTGCAAACATGAGAGGGAAGGAAAAGAAactaatacattttcataaacagTCATTATTTGTGGTGTCCTATttgaaaacattaacattttgtgAATGTGCATTACTTACTTAAGTTAATTTGACCACTAGATTAAATTTTAACATCTTCAATATACAAGCTGCTTTTACCAGTCAAAACTTTCCTGAAAGGGTACTGACCAATTTAGTAATTTCAGTACAAGAAATCTCAATATCTTAACTGTCCATTTTTACACAGAAGGGAACAGACATTTCTTTTGAAAATTAAAAGCTGCTTATTTCAAAACGATGCTTAGCATGCAGCTTCCGGCAGGCTGAAAAGTTTAATGTAGAATAACTAGCTATCTGTGCTATGACGTGTACAGTATGCAAGATTGCTTTTAACTGGAAACAAAAGTGGGCTAAAGGTGATGGTATGAAAGCATTATGAAAAATGGTGTCTAACTATAATGAATCAATAATTTCAAAtattcattaatacattttaatttatttgccattTCTGTAACAATTCAGTAGCTTTTTTTTAGCATTGCACCTGGATATAATAAAGCCCAATAAGTGGCAACTTTAAAGGACAATTTTAAGCAGCATGGTGGTTCAGtgggtagcacttctgccttaaaggcgaaccaaacccttatttataaaaacctccctaccctacatagaccctctccctgctcccccccagcttaggtgttacccccggtaaatgccccaacctctttacttacccctctgtgcatattctgtgcagcggagttcacaggtgccatcttcttctcttcgggtcttcttccggcgcttcagcaGTTTCcgtcacttttggcgcatgcactcgcgaaccagaagattgctccaactgcgcatgtgccaatacacCGAtctcttcctgaagattaccaaagaaaagaagagGATAGCACCTGTGAATGccgataacagataattactacatggcagcacagaaaccagcgcaattagcatcagaatttaataatcagccttgtagcatcagcttatattaaaggccaacctcattttctgcttgttaatttgtgacaacccctaagcttagcttctcaacagctgctcagagcccactgagcatgtgagtgtcgcagacactttccaagatgatgacccctgtgacaagtttgaagtgctggatcattgctgctattgagaatctgaaactttaggctggtgcaaaaagttcagtgtataaaatatggcatttttagccacaatcacttttagggtttagttctcctttaatggatgcAGAGCATCCGCAGATGTAGCCACAGGAGTTCTATAACTTGTAATGGACCATCTGCTATCCCTGCATGTGCTGCCTGCATCATTCTTGCACTTCAGGACACAGAGGGTTGTAGAGAGCTCTGAGCCTTTGCTATAAATCTACACCCTTCCCAAATTCTGATAAAGAGGGTATTTGTGACATGAGCAGTTACTAATTAGTAATATCCCATCCCTAGACCCACCATGCTTACAATATTAGTAATAGAGAGTGCAGCAAGTTCTTTATGAAGAGGTAATGAATGCTACAAGTGCTCTCATTATGCTAAAACAAGATTTTGGCTGGACACATCCATATTACTTACATTATTCAAGAATAAGAatatgattataatacacaagagccatgactaccctataaatgatatccttataaatggtgcttagcgatgtcatcagttataatgggagcttagtgatgtcatttctgtcacatgacttgtgcattataatatacaaagtaccccctgttgcaaaatatgaggctataagaagtcacctcagagttccttgACCTGTACCATATAACAAATAAAGTAACTGTTTCCAAAAGCAGGGCACTCAAATAaggctggccacagacgcaaggATACATCTTTGTTTTGTaagattttcagatcgtgtgtgtaGTGTTccgacattttttgtgccatggtgATCAGTCGTGTAGTGAGTTAGAATATTTCTGTCAGCTagagataatatctctgcatgtgttaCCGATCTGACGGTATCAATGGGTGGAAAAAACTTTCATAGGATTGTTGTCTTTAATTAATGGCCATAACAGTAAAGGAACTACTCCCCTCCGTAAGTGGATATCACGGCAGATTCACAAGTGCACAAACCgccggtgggccctggtgcagttgcaccccaCCCCGGGAGTTCCACCACTGGGCTAGAAAAgggtctgatttgttctttttactaatttatttaatcTAGTTAGTGGTAGGTTGGGAGATTGCAACAAACCAGCGTTCGTTGGACACAAGGACATATCTGCACGTctaggggctgttcacctttaaattaactgttagtatgatgtagagagggatattctgagacaatttgcaataggttttcattttttattttttgtggtttttgagttatttagctttttattccgcagctctccagtttgcaagctcagccatttggttgctagggtccaaattaccctagcaacggtgcagtgatttgaataagaaactggaatatgaataggagagggcctgaaaagaaaaagaagtaatgaaaagtagcaataacaatacatctgtagctttgcagagcttttgtttttagatggggtcagtgaccccctgtttgaaagctggaaagagtcagaaaaataaggcacataattaaaaaactatagaaaataaataatggcgaccaattgaatagtttattttaaaattggcccttttataacatattaaaagttaaactCAAAGGGGAACCGCCCCTTTAACACTTTAAAGAAGAGTCCTGCAAGACGTTCCCATGCAATGCTACAGAGAACAGTTCCACACGCACTTCACTGCCTTACAGTTCTGGAACAAGAAGGGAACGTACCCGCCCCTTCCACATGTTTCATTGTTGGTGGATGGTGCAATCGCAACCTACCCTTGCATCTAGGCTGCGGGATCACGCGCGGAGCTCGTGCCCAGACAACCAATCCGAAAGCAACGCTTCGGGCGCCAGCAAATCAGAGAACGGTACTGGAAATCACCTTGTGAAGCCGTCCAATGGCGAGAGCGCCGCGGTAGTTTATTTGTAGGGACCTCGGGATGAGGGATTAAAGGGGCGAATTCTGTGCAGGTGAGCGCTGGGGACGCTGCGGATTGGAGTTACCGAAACATTCGCTCTTTTTCTACTGCCTAAATATGGACATCGCCAGGGACGTGCTGAATTTCGGTGCTGGACCTGCCAAGCTCCCACCATCGGTGAGTGTAGTCTCTTTAATCGGCGTCCCCTCTGTAATAGCACTGTATAGTCAAATGGCACTGGCAATAATGTCTGCAGCTGGAAGGCTAACACACATCTTGGGAAGGCTATGGATTTAATTGTTACCCATAAGCCTTGCTCGTGTGCGTTTATGGCAGCGATGCTAGTGGCATTGCATAATAATAGGCACGTTTGTCTGTGTATTGGAGGCATTGGCTGGACCCTCTTGCATTGTACTTCATGTCCTAGTGTAGTGAATTGCTATGCGGTGATGCAGACTCTATGGgtacccaggtctggactgagaagcAAAATGGGCTGGTATTTCAGCTACACAGCCCCCCCCAGGAGTCCAGGGCAATTTACACCAActcctttggcatttgccagtcagggcctggggATACCTATTTAGAGTGCAGGAGCAATTCCAATTAAACCTGCCCAGTGTTCTGTATGTGCTGCATGAGCCTTCAGACTGCAGTGATTTCATTGACCCCTGCAGCAGAGACAGCTTGCTGAGAAGCCACAGTTCTACAACTGTCAGATCTGTGTTGTGGCCACATGTAGTTTTGTTACCACTCAAAGATGCAAGTTACAAGGCACTTTAGCTGCAGGGAAATCTGTAGGTAATATGTACTGTGTGTACCtcctgcaggtctggactgagaattaaaataggccctggcatttcaggtacacagaggcccaatcagcccatacaaaggcccaaacagcccccaccagcccactaaatactcacattctatggcaccttatagcagcccctctggccaggacccagagattgccagtccgggccggGCCTCCTATCATTTCTGCTAGAGCATATGGGATTGTGGTTGCAGAGCTCTAAAACATGCCAGGGATCAAATGCTTTTATGTTTAGCTGAGCTACAGACAGCATTACAACCGATCCAGATGGCGTGTTCTATAAATGTACACTTTAGGACTAATTTAGGATAATAGGTGTAAAACTGCACAAGTGCAATTGTAACCAGTCAGTAGTAAGTTAGAAATGAAAAGCATAGATTTGACTGGTTGCTGTCGACATCTGGATTTGAGCAATTTGGCACCAGTGTAACCGGAAGCTATATACTGGATTCACAAAGCTGTaaagcagttttctctttaaGCTTTGCACATGCACGGATCAAGCTGTGGAGAAGCCATACACTGCACACACACATTATTCAGTACTTGAAAAGGCCCATCTGGGGCTATTGGGGGGAAAAAACGCTTTTAAAACAATATAccgattctcttttttttttccggcTGAGCGATCTTGTGCTTAGTAACCATACCACAAGATCATCCAAAAGCTACTGAACATACAGTAGATGGGAAGTCCTAAATCTGCATGCAAATAACGAGGGGTGGGGGGAGGAAAGCTTTCTTTTTGTCAGCGGCTTGTGTGTGGGGTCAGTGGAGCAGAGAATGTTGGTGGAACTAAAGCCCGATTTCCAGCTAGGAATTGCATCAGCCCCCTTAACTTGCCAATCCCAGGAGCTGCTGGAACAGGGGTGGGACTGCCTTGGCAACAGCTCATCCACTTGACAATGCTTCTGTGTTTTCAGCTATGGTTCCAAACTGTACTTCATCTGCATTTGCTTTGGGTTCATTAGATGCTTTATGGAGCAGAAACAACAGTTCTGTTTATGCTAGCAGAAATGAGGCACAcataatgttgattttttttcttccagatcTCGTATATTTACTTACTCTTGGTCTGCTTATGCAGATCTTGGTTACAGCTTTTTATGAAATACAAACAGTATATTGGGAACATTTGCTACTGTAACAAGATGTGTTCCATTTATTTACTGTTCACCCAGAACCTCAGGGGACCTTTATTTTCTCTTAGGATGCCAGATCCATGTTCAAAATTTGCAGttgttgctgtttgtttttgtttccccataatgaaggaaaatgcaattctaaggaactttccaatatgcattcattacagaaaaattaattatttgctgcttCAAAATAGCTCTTTTGGCTGTCTAGGACTGCAAGTAGGCACAGTATAGGGAAGTTTGTGCTCTGTATTGCACATGTGCATGTTCCCAGGCAGCTACAATTAACTTGAAATCCTTAATgaatatttaatgtataatggCAAAAGATGTGCCATCAGAAATTTTCTGAGCCCCGCCCACCCCACCACAGGCCCTGCCTCAGACCCTATGCACCTCAACACCACAttaaaaaagccacacagactTGAGCAATAAAACACGAGTGCTCACACATTGGTGTCCAGGGTCACACTGTGCTTTAAATCCATTTTAAGTAGACCAAATATTGAGGTGCAAAAGTACCCAAAACAACTTCCCGTAGGCCGAGCACTGAAATCACTCTGCAAGTGTTTGTGTCCGTTCTTGTTGCAGTTGCACAATACAACTTTAATAGGAGATTATGGTCTTGGACGTTGTGGCTGTTTTGGACTACATAAAATCATGATGCCTATAGGGCTTGAAAAAGCTCTACATGAGTCCATGACAGTGAAATTAATCAAGAATACTTGAGATCTGGACAGGGTAACTCCTGTTATAATACATTTAGCTTCACGTTTGCATATATCAAGTAAATCTGAACCATTCTTAAATTCAAGCACAATATAATTCACACATTCTCTTCTCTTTGTAGGTTTTGCTTGAAGCGCAGAAAGAAATGATTGACTACAAAGGTCTTGGCATCAGTGTTCTAGGTTAaagcattatttgattattaaaCTTGCTAATTTCCAGGATATATACCTTTTctattttaactgtatttttaatttcaatacaGAAATGAGCCATCGATCATCTGATTTTACAAAGATTATGAACACCACAGAAGTCTGCTTACGTGAATTGTTGTAAGTATTCACCCTcctttgaatgaatgaatgaattggtTTCAACTTCATGTACAACCCCTGGAAATTACACTTTATCTCGAAAGTATAAACCGCAGATACATTGGTGATGCTTCAGAAATTAATAGATCAGTTGTGATATTGCCGTGttccagatgttttttttttttttgcataatgaaaaatatataagtCTATACAAGAttttatatacattcattttaaacaagcagtatttgtctgaccctttctattctctgcactgctggttctgactcttgatacAGAACATGCAACTTTTTTGCATGTTTGCATCAATGTTTTAAGAGCCATGACTTTCAGTGacggcagagaatagaaagagataaatatatatatacagcgtgtgtgtgtgtatttgtgtgtccttttttattaatgtaattaGTGTCTATAACAACTTGTGTTCAACCTACAATAGTTTTATATCATTCATCAAATCATTCTTAGAAATATGTACTTACTTTTAACTTTATATCACTACTATGACCATCTAAACCTTTCCAGACTCCTTTTCTCTGGCTGTGCCATGAACTGGGTGATTGGAAGCTAGAGTGCTACCCTCTCAGCCAAGAATGAGGCTGAACTTCCAGATGAAAATATTCATCTGTAAGTTCTAATTTATTAAGTGTGTATTTAGTTGTAGAATCATAGCCTTGAGCATTAAAGGCTAGTGCTGACTTACATTGTGCTGTGttacaaatatatcaatataattttatatcCATTAAGTAACTCTGGTAACCTGTGTTTAATCTTTGGCAGGGATATTCCAGACAACTACAAAGTGCTCTTTCTCCAAGGAGGTGGAAGTGGACAGTTTAGTGCAATTCCCCTTAATCTTATTGGTTTAAAGGATTCCAAAAGTGCAGACTATGTGGTTACTGGAGCTTGGTCTGCAAAGGCAGCTAAAGAGGCAGAGAAATATGGAAACGTAAACATTGTTCATCCAAAGCTTGGAAGTTACACAGGTAACCAAGTATATTCATGTTCCTGTGTTTGCAGTGAATACAAATTACTGCCAACGCAGTAAATGTCTATGTACGATGCTACTGACAATTTCTACAACAAGCATTTTGCACATTAGAATTTTATGCATGAGCACCAGCATAACCACTCTAAAATATCACTGAACAATTAAAAGTCACTAGTAAATGTGTAATGTCTTTTTCTGCATAAATTCTCAGATGGtaataaataattattcattCCCCAGATATCAGAATGCTTTGTTTTTCACAGAATAGTGACCAACCCACAATTATGTTCTTGGATGTGGGTATACTCTTGTATATAGCTTTTAATATCCATTTTAGgaatgggttaaaggagaaggaaaggctaaaattaagtaagctttatcagaaaggtctatatgaatacacaagtaaaccctcaaaagaaacactgcatttctttccttctattgtgtacacatggacttctgtatcagacttcctgttttcagcatgaACCTcgagggcagggcttgagcatgctcagtttgctcctctccccctccctcctcctatgcctgctgtaatctgagttcagagctatgagtgagcagggagagactcaggcaggaagtgatttcacaccaagtttatatggcagcttctatcctaaacaaacagaggcagtgtctagagctgtttactcaggtatggtaaagcattctgctgaataaatatagcgttctagcttgcactattgtggctaatgtgttggcaataaactgtcttggagctttccttctcctttaatacaaacagACCCGcagcaattattttatatttttcatgaaaattgtaTTTGAGGGGTTGGTGAGAGAATCTGTTTTCAGCACTTTTTATATCTTGCTTTCAGAGATTCCGGATCCAAGTAGCTGGAATCTCAACCCGGAAGCTTCATACGTGTATTACTGTGCTAATGAGACCGTCCATGGTGTGGAGTTCCAGAAAGTTCCTGATGTTAAAGGAGCAGTTCTAGTCTGTGACATGTCCTCAAATTTCCTTTCTAAACCAGTTGATGTTTCTAAGGTACAACTTACACTATAAGCGCTGTCCCTGCATTATAATGTCTCTACAGAACAAAATACCCTGTAGTTGATACTGATATGCTGTTTTCAAATCAGGAGTCTTGTCAGTCACTgatcccaccagagagtggagaagctGCTTGCTGAGTTTTGTTGTTTGAAGAAAGCACCATAGCaccttgctttaattcattttcccttttgaaaagaaagaaagcactttaAGCACCgtgtaactttttttaattttatttttggagataGCAATTCGCAACACCCTGGTGACTGTACTCAATGTTAGCAGTATTGTGCTAGGCTCTTGTTATTCCACTGCTCTATACCCATCTTGTAGACTGGCCCCATAGTTTTGTTAATAGCAAGCATTGGAAATACAGACCCTAAAGAATGGATGAGGTACTAATCCACTGGAATCCTCCCACAAACAATGCCAATCCGTTCAACAAAAGAAACCAAGGGATTgcacactccaaaaaaaaaaaaaaatgtttttaagtaatCACATCATAAAAAAAGCCCATAGTTTGAGGACTTGTGCTAAGAAGAATTGGCACATATGTTAGGTATGGTAAATAATTCTGAAAGTACCTAGTATTTGTTGGCAtgtttgttttttgacaaaattaaaactttaCTTTATGGACCACCAGTATGTCTCATGTTAGTAATGCTGTTTCTTACTGGAGCCCTATTTAGATCATCAACATTCCCCTCATACCTGTGCAGTTACATACTCTTCTGTTTTAGACCAGAACCTAAATGATTCCTTTCATGAAATGTACCCTTCACACAGATTTCCTGCCTTCTATGCTTTTATGCCATAACATTTAAGGACTAAAGACATACtgtttatattgcataaaaaagatttttcctgGAATATTAGTGGGTTCTCACCATTaacaacacttgataaagggagTCTGTGCCCTCAACATGATGTGCACGTAATAAACCCTTTATAAAGAGTTTTCTTTGGGTTTTCCTTCCTACCcgtttatatttctgtatatgttaTACATGTTGTGGATGGCAAATGTGTGGGATCTTTGTTATTATTGGTCTATATTAATGCTAATACAAcatcttttttttctccctgtTGCTCTAGTTTGGTCTGATATTTGCTGGAgctcaaaaaaatgttggctGTGCTGGGGTGACAGTAGCCATTGTACGAGAGGATTTGCTGGGTTACGCTCTGAAAGAATGCCCAACAGTTCTGGATTATAAAATCCAAGCAGGAAATGGTTCCTTATATAATACACCTCCATGTTTCAGGTAAGTCCGCTTGTCTGATCTTGTTATGTACAGTGATTCATTGTGTTCATTACTAGCCTTAAGATCCACTTGCAGCAACAGAGAAAACATATCTACTTGGGGATCttgaagaaaaattgtctggCACTTGCTTTAATTTAACAGGAATGGGCAATCATTTGCTAATATGACTACTGATGTATAAATACCTGTTAATGAATATAGTATCTTTATACTCTCCTGCTATTTCTATATTCCAGACAGGACAGGCTGATGGATTTGTTTGGTGTGCTTTGTTCTTAGATATGAATATGTATGTACTCTGTGCTaaagcttaagctggccatacacatagagatccgcttgtttggcgatgttgccagacgagcagatctctccccgatatgcccacattgaattgggtgatatcaggctgacctgatcgtgggccctagggccgaataatcagatcataatgctgccaatatgggtggtcggatcgtgggCCAGCATCTACGAACTGATACTGCcatgatccaacaggatttttaaccctgcctgatcgacatctggcagactctcggccagatatagatcagggaagcccatgcacgggccaataagctgccaactcggtcagTTGGCAACTTTTATCAGCCCATATATGGCTACCTTTACTCATACTACGCACATAACAGTTCTACAGATTTTGTTAGGATGCAAATTAAAATTATCTGATCCTAGCTAgccatttttttgctttttttttggttaatgtaGGATAAACACCTCATGGgactcatattttttttttaactggttaCATGAATGTGTATATGTATCAAtgaatgtgtaaaaaaatgtgtatattctGTTTCAGCATCTATATAATGGGACTTGTGTTAGAGTGGATTAAGAATAATGGAGGTGCTGTATCTATGGAGAAGTTAAGCATCATCAAATCGAATATGATTTACAACATTATTGATGAATCCAATGGATTATTTGTGTAAGTTATGTTTTCTGATGATTCTTAGGGTTGATTCAAAGTTTTggtattaataaatattatagtGATTACATCTACCAGTGTTGGTTTTAGGATTTACTTCAAAACAAAAGCTGTGGTATGGTGTTAGCCAGAAGCAGaaataacaaacaaatacaaaaagtattgtagaagtgatattAGCTAATACATTGCAAgttttcggagcaccaaggccccttcatcaggtattttgcctgacgaagggggcttgctgctccaaaagcttgcaatgtatttttattgttcgCCAGTATAGGCATCACTTCTACAACATTTACTTCAGAATCTGCAGTTTAAAGATTATCACTGTATTCCAAAAGGGCACCCAAAGTACCCTGGTTAGGCATTTAATTTCTATACTTGTGGGTTTTTTACACCTCTTGCTAGAATATTGACCTAACAaacttatatattttcttttaaattacagATGCCCAGTGGAAGCAAAGAGTAGAAGCAGAATGAATATTCCTTTCCGTATCGGAAATATTAATGGGGACAGTGATTTGGAGAAACAGTTCCTTGCCAGAGCTGCAGAACTTGGAATGATGTCTCTGAAAGGCCAcaggtaaaattaaaaaaacaaaccaaatgcACGCTGAATATCTAATATACCCAACTGTGTGTTATAAATGAACGTaatctaagaaactttttaattgatctttCATTATATATCTGTAGTTCTGTGTCTGTCTGCAATTGAAAAGTACTTGGTTATCACTGATCCTGGCAGCCCAAAAAAACAGATCAGCTGCAAGGGTTCAATTTTTattgttcttatttttaatttcaggcCCTCTTTTGCTTTTCAAACTTGGCTTCCATACTACTAAGTAGATACTTAGGTGGCAGCAACCAAATAGCAGATGTATATTCCAAGATTAAAATATAAAACCTATGAACACTTTACCAatacaatgaaagaaaattaaaaattaatgtctacataataaaagtaaatattagtGTGGACTATAAAACTTGTAGGATTCCATAATCTTTAACGGCCAAATTTGTACAAGCTTGCTTTTCTCACAGTGATATAAATGCAATACTGCAAAGGAAGTCTCATAATACACTGCACATAAGTAGTAGCTGTCATTGTGGGGGTAAAGGTTATAGAGTTCATTTCTAAACCAAATCCTATGTGTTATACAAAGTAGCATAAAGCCTATTTATGTAAACATActtattttgatttcatttatatTGTTCTAGGTCTGTGGGAGGCATAAGGGCTTCTCTGTACAATGCTGTTACTGTGGAAGATGTGCAAAAGCTTGCAGACTTTATGACGTCCTTCCAGGAATTGCACCAGTAATGGGCTCAAGCAGTATTATTTCAAGCTTCACCATCATGACAGCTGTAATAAAATAGCACTTACTAATAAGCTGTTCATAGTTTATACAGTat
This region includes:
- the psat1.L gene encoding phosphoserine aminotransferase 1 L homeolog (The RefSeq protein has 1 substitution compared to this genomic sequence), which produces MDIARDVLNFGAGPAKLPPSVLLEAQKEMIDYKGLGISVLEMSHRSSDFTKIMNTTEVCLRELLDIPDNYKVLFLQGGGSGQFSAIPLNLIGLKDSKSADYVVTGAWSAKAAKEAEKYGKVNIVHPKLGSYTEIPDPSSWNLNPEASYVYYCANETVHGVEFQKVPDVKGAVLVCDMSSNFLSKPVDVSKFGLIFAGAQKNVGCAGVTVAIVREDLLGYALKECPTVLDYKIQAGNGSLYNTPPCFSIYIMGLVLEWIKNNGGAVSMEKLSIIKSNMIYNIIDESNGLFVCPVEAKSRSRMNIPFRIGNINGDSDLEKQFLARAAELGMMSLKGHRSVGGIRASLYNAVTVEDVQKLADFMTSFQELHQ